Proteins found in one Ignavibacteriota bacterium genomic segment:
- a CDS encoding class I SAM-dependent methyltransferase: protein MDDITAERHAPAPHARHTWIEKTSYGRRLAAAISEGVRPLLRKFGVDLVRYHPFPLDFDEGHRAICAEVKPFTMTGYDRLHALIEAVRYTVRNGIDGAYVECGVWRGGSVMAIIRALQREAITDRDVFLYDTFEGMNAPGAEDVSVHGKPAEEELRETTRAEGANIWCLSPLEDVQTNVLRMGYPRERIHFVKGLVEETIPGTMPDRIALLRLDTDWYESTRHELEFLFPLLAPGGVLIIDDYGHWLGQRKAVDEYIAAHGLSMFMHRIDYTSRLLIKPG from the coding sequence ATGGACGATATCACCGCAGAACGACACGCCCCCGCCCCGCACGCGCGCCATACATGGATCGAAAAAACGAGCTACGGCCGCCGCCTCGCCGCCGCGATCAGCGAAGGGGTGCGGCCGCTGCTGCGCAAATTCGGCGTCGACCTTGTGCGCTACCATCCGTTCCCGCTGGACTTCGACGAAGGACACCGCGCGATCTGCGCCGAGGTGAAGCCGTTCACAATGACCGGCTACGACCGCCTGCACGCGCTGATCGAGGCGGTGCGGTACACGGTGCGCAACGGCATCGACGGCGCCTACGTCGAGTGCGGCGTGTGGCGCGGCGGCTCGGTGATGGCCATCATCCGCGCGCTGCAGCGGGAGGCAATAACGGATCGGGACGTCTTTTTATACGACACCTTCGAGGGTATGAACGCGCCCGGCGCGGAGGACGTGTCGGTGCACGGCAAACCCGCCGAGGAGGAATTGCGCGAGACAACCCGGGCCGAAGGGGCGAACATCTGGTGCCTGTCGCCGCTCGAGGACGTGCAGACAAATGTGCTGCGCATGGGGTATCCGCGCGAACGTATCCACTTCGTGAAGGGCCTCGTCGAGGAGACGATACCCGGCACCATGCCCGACCGCATCGCGCTGCTGCGACTCGACACCGATTGGTACGAATCCACCAGACACGAACTCGAGTTTCTCTTTCCGCTGCTTGCACCCGGCGGCGTGTTGATCATCGACGACTACGGCCACTGGCTCGGCCAGCGCAAGGCCGTGGACGAGTACATCGCCGCGCATGGTCTCAGCATGTTCATGCACCGCATCGACTACACCTCGCGCCTGCTGATTAAGCCCGGGTGA